The proteins below are encoded in one region of Salvelinus alpinus chromosome 27, SLU_Salpinus.1, whole genome shotgun sequence:
- the LOC139556609 gene encoding bone morphogenetic protein 2-like — protein MVAVFRSLILLLLAQVLLGGAAGLIPEVGRRKYSESGKQSPEQSENFLNEFELRLLNMFGLKRRPNPSRQAVVPQYMVDLYRMHSVNGDHSTKRPRSMGRHAERAASKANTIRSFHHEESMEALASLKGRTTQQFFFNLTSIPGEELITSAELRVYRDQVLGATAAPTSNTSHNSSNRSSTNTSTSVGGIHRINVYEVFGAPASPRGEPLTRLLDTRLVQDSLSRWESFDVSPAVSQWSSGGSHNHGFMVEVFHPDTQGGEEAQRQSRHVRVSRSLHEDQDSWPQARPLLVTYSHDGRGNAVLHRDKRQAAGHRKQRRKHQHKANCHRHELDVDFSEVGWNEWIVAPPGYHAFYCHGVCPFPLADHLNSTNHAIVQTLVNSVNSNIPRACCVPTELSPISLLYLDEYEKVILKNYQDMVVEGCGCR, from the exons ATGGTCGCGGTGTTTCGTTCTCTCATCTTACTGCTGCTGGCTCAGGTGTTGCTAGGAGGCGCTGCGGGACTTATCCCCGAGGTCGGCCGGAGGAAGTACAGCGAGTCCGGGAAGCAGAGCCCGGAGCAGTCTGAGAACTTTCTTAACGAGTTTGAGCTGCGGCTCCTCAATATGTTCGGACTTAAACGGAGGCCGAACCCGAGCAGGCAGGCTGTGGTGCCCCAGTACATGGTGGACCTGTACCGTATGCACTCGGTGAACGGAGACCACAGCACTAAACGGCCCCGGAGCATGGGGAGACACGCAGAGAGAGCCGCCAGCAAGGCCAACACGATTAGAAGCTTTCACCACGAAG AATCCATGGAGGCTCTGGCAAGTCTGAAGGGCAGGACCACCCAGCAGTTCTTCTTCAATCTCACCTCCATCCCTGGAGAAGAGCTCATCACCTCTGCAGAGCTCCGGGTCTACAGGGACCAGGTCCTGGGGGCCACAGCAGCTCCCACCAGTAACACCAGTCACAACAGCAGTAACCGCTCCAGTACCAATACCAGTACCAGTGTTGGTGGCATCCATCGCATCAACGTGTACGAGGTGTTTGGAGCCCCTGCATCTCCCCGTGGGGAACCCCTGACGCGCCTCCTGGACACTCGGCTGGTGCAGGATTCTCTGAGCCGCTGGGAAAGCTTCGACGTCAGCCCCGCCGTGTCCCAGTGGTCTTCCGGGGGGAGCCACAACCACGGATTCATGGTGGAGGTGTTCCACCCAGACACCCAGGGGGGCGAGGAGGCCCAGAGACAGAGCAGGCACGTCAGGGTGAGCCGCTCCCTCCACGAGGACCAGGACTCATGGCCCCAGGCTCGACCCCTGCTTGTGACCTACAGTCATGACGGGCGGGGGAACGCGGTGCTGCACAGGGACAAGAGACAGGCAGCAGGCCACAGGAAACAGAGGAGGAAGCATCAACACAAGGCCAACTGCCACAGACACGAACTCGACGTGGACTTCAGCGAAGTGGGCTGGAACGAGTGGATAGTGGCGCCCCCTGGCTACCATGCCTTCTACTGCCACGGGGTATGTCCCTTCCCATTGGCCGACCACCTCAACTCTACCAACCACGCCATCGTTCAGACTCTGGTCAACTCTGTGAACTCCAACATCCCCCGGGCGTGCTGCGTGCCCACAGAGCTCAGCCCCATATCTCTGCTCTATCTGGATGAGTATGAGAAGGTCATCCTCAAAAACTACCAGGATATGGTGGTGGAGGGATGTGGCTGCCGttga